Proteins encoded by one window of Actinocorallia herbida:
- a CDS encoding GNAT family N-acetyltransferase — translation MLGSLPVRVLDDRHRAEALAILDADPVGNVFVASRVHQAGLDPARLGAQMWGFWHEGRLDALCYAGANLIPVNAGPHAVRAFAERARGQGRRCSSIVGPVPVVQELWDLLEPFWGPPRAIRAIQPVMSTSTPSAFPGDPYVRRATMADFETLYPACVAMFTEEVGVSPDTGDGGMLYRARVAELIRAGRSFARIEGGRVLFKAEIGAITPYACQVQGVWVHPESRGQGLSEFGMSSVVAMSLRDVAPVVTLYVNDFNIRARAAYHRVGFVEVDQFMSVLF, via the coding sequence ATGCTGGGATCCCTCCCGGTGCGGGTCCTCGACGACCGGCACCGGGCTGAGGCCTTGGCGATCCTGGACGCCGACCCGGTCGGCAACGTCTTCGTCGCCTCCCGGGTGCACCAGGCGGGGCTCGACCCTGCCCGGCTCGGCGCGCAGATGTGGGGGTTCTGGCACGAGGGCCGCCTCGACGCGCTGTGCTACGCGGGCGCGAACCTCATCCCGGTGAACGCCGGGCCGCACGCCGTCCGGGCCTTCGCCGAACGGGCCCGCGGCCAGGGCCGCCGGTGCAGCTCGATCGTCGGTCCCGTGCCGGTCGTGCAGGAGTTGTGGGACCTCCTGGAGCCCTTCTGGGGGCCGCCGCGCGCCATCCGCGCGATCCAGCCGGTGATGTCCACCTCCACCCCGAGCGCCTTCCCCGGCGACCCGTACGTCCGGCGCGCCACCATGGCCGACTTCGAGACGCTCTACCCGGCGTGCGTGGCGATGTTCACCGAGGAGGTCGGCGTCTCCCCCGACACCGGCGACGGCGGCATGCTCTACCGGGCACGGGTCGCCGAACTGATCCGGGCCGGCCGGTCCTTCGCCCGGATCGAGGGCGGCCGGGTGCTGTTCAAGGCGGAGATCGGGGCGATCACCCCGTACGCCTGCCAGGTCCAGGGCGTCTGGGTGCATCCGGAATCGCGAGGGCAGGGCCTGTCGGAGTTCGGCATGTCCTCGGTGGTGGCGATGTCCCTGCGCGACGTCGCGCCCGTCGTCACCCTGTACGTCAACGACTTCAACATCCGGGCGCGCGCCGCCTACCACCGGGTCGGCTTCGTCGAGGTCGACCAGTTCATGAGCGTCCTGTTCTGA
- the ispG gene encoding flavodoxin-dependent (E)-4-hydroxy-3-methylbut-2-enyl-diphosphate synthase, with translation MSVELGLPKIRPQAPQISPRRKSRQIMVGSVPVGGDAPVSVQSMTTTLTSDVNSTLQQIAELTASGCQIVRVACPSQDDADALPLIAKKSPIPVIADIHFQPKYVFAAIDAGCAAVRVNPGNIKKFDDKVGEIAKAASAAGVPIRIGVNAGSLDKRLLEKYGKATPEALVESALWECSLFEEHGFQDIKISVKHNDPVIMIEAYRQLAARCDYPLHLGVTEAGPAFQGTIKSAVAFGALLSQGIGDTIRVSLSAPPVEEIKVGNQILESLGLRERGLEIVSCPACGRAQVDVYSLADRVTAALEGFPMPLRVAVMGCVVNGPGEAREADLGVASGNGKGQIFVKGEVIKTVPEDQIVETLVEEAMRIAEEAGIDVDLDDDSGPGVSVTTKA, from the coding sequence ATGAGCGTCGAACTCGGTCTGCCGAAGATCCGCCCCCAGGCCCCTCAGATCTCACCCCGCCGTAAGTCGCGTCAGATCATGGTCGGGAGCGTGCCGGTGGGCGGCGACGCCCCGGTCTCGGTCCAGTCGATGACGACGACTCTCACCTCGGACGTCAACTCCACCCTCCAGCAGATCGCGGAGCTCACCGCCTCCGGCTGCCAGATCGTCCGGGTGGCGTGCCCGTCGCAGGACGACGCCGACGCGTTGCCGCTGATCGCCAAGAAGTCTCCGATCCCGGTCATCGCGGACATCCACTTCCAGCCGAAGTACGTCTTCGCGGCCATCGACGCCGGCTGCGCGGCCGTCCGGGTCAACCCGGGCAACATCAAGAAGTTCGACGACAAGGTCGGCGAGATCGCCAAGGCCGCCTCCGCGGCCGGGGTGCCGATCCGCATCGGCGTCAACGCCGGGTCGCTCGACAAGCGGCTCCTGGAGAAGTACGGCAAGGCGACCCCCGAGGCGCTGGTCGAGTCCGCGCTGTGGGAGTGCTCCCTGTTCGAGGAGCACGGCTTCCAGGACATCAAGATCTCCGTCAAGCACAACGACCCGGTCATCATGATCGAGGCCTACCGGCAGCTCGCCGCCCGCTGCGACTACCCGCTGCACCTCGGCGTCACCGAGGCCGGCCCGGCCTTCCAGGGCACCATCAAGTCCGCCGTCGCGTTCGGCGCGCTGCTCTCCCAGGGCATCGGCGACACCATCCGCGTCTCCCTGTCGGCCCCGCCGGTCGAGGAGATCAAGGTCGGCAACCAGATCCTGGAGTCCCTCGGCCTGCGCGAGCGCGGCCTGGAGATCGTCTCCTGCCCGGCCTGCGGCCGCGCCCAGGTGGACGTCTACTCCCTCGCCGACCGCGTCACCGCGGCGCTGGAGGGCTTCCCCATGCCGCTGCGCGTCGCCGTCATGGGCTGCGTCGTCAACGGCCCGGGCGAGGCCCGCGAGGCCGACCTCGGCGTCGCCTCCGGCAATGGCAAGGGCCAGATCTTCGTCAAGGGCGAGGTCATCAAGACCGTGCCCGAGGACCAGATCGTGGAGACCCTGGTCGAAGAGGCCATGCGGATCGCCGAGGAGGCGGGCATCGACGTCGACCTCGACGACGACTCCGGCCCCGGCGTCTCCGTCACCACCAAGGCCTGA
- the dxr gene encoding 1-deoxy-D-xylulose-5-phosphate reductoisomerase, which yields MAETGVREIVVLGSTGSIGTQALDIARREPGRFRIVALAAGGAKVELLAAQALEFQPEVVAVAKATAAQDLQLAFYAEAAKRGFNKGEYRIPKILAGPEAVAEVAAHPCDVVLNGVTGALGLASTLAALDAGSTLALANKESLIVGGPLVKAKAKPGQIVPVDSEHSALAQCLVGGRAEEVRRLVVTASGGPFRGKTRAELEKVTVKDALAHPTWAMGPVITVNSATLVNKGLEVIEAHLLFDIPFDRITVMVHPQSVIHSMVEFVDGSTLAQASPPDMRLPIALGLTWPDRIDRPDYGVDWTKAHTWELFPLDDEAFPAVRLARQVGEEGGTSPAVYNAANEECVDAFLKGHISFPSIVDTVSDIVSAHQTIRTPTLEDVLTADQWARESTRQRLTQ from the coding sequence GTGGCGGAGACGGGCGTAAGAGAGATCGTCGTCCTCGGTTCTACCGGGTCGATCGGCACCCAGGCACTGGACATCGCACGGCGCGAGCCGGGCCGCTTCCGGATCGTGGCCCTGGCCGCGGGCGGCGCGAAGGTCGAACTGCTGGCCGCCCAGGCGCTGGAGTTCCAGCCCGAGGTGGTGGCGGTGGCCAAGGCGACCGCGGCCCAGGACCTCCAGCTCGCCTTCTACGCCGAGGCCGCCAAGCGCGGGTTCAACAAGGGCGAGTACCGCATACCCAAGATCCTCGCGGGGCCCGAGGCCGTCGCCGAGGTCGCCGCGCACCCGTGCGACGTCGTGCTCAACGGAGTGACGGGCGCGCTGGGCCTCGCCTCGACGCTCGCGGCGCTCGACGCCGGGAGCACCCTCGCCCTCGCCAACAAGGAGTCGCTCATCGTGGGCGGCCCCCTGGTGAAGGCCAAGGCCAAGCCGGGCCAGATCGTGCCGGTCGACTCCGAGCACTCCGCGCTCGCCCAGTGCCTCGTCGGAGGCCGGGCCGAAGAGGTGCGCCGCCTGGTCGTCACCGCGAGTGGCGGGCCGTTCCGCGGAAAGACGCGGGCGGAATTGGAGAAGGTCACCGTGAAGGACGCGCTCGCGCACCCTACGTGGGCGATGGGCCCGGTGATCACCGTGAATTCCGCCACGCTGGTGAACAAGGGCCTCGAGGTGATCGAGGCCCATCTCCTCTTCGACATCCCCTTCGACCGCATCACGGTGATGGTCCACCCGCAGTCCGTCATCCACTCGATGGTCGAGTTCGTCGACGGGTCGACGCTCGCCCAGGCGAGCCCGCCGGACATGCGGCTGCCGATCGCCCTGGGCCTGACCTGGCCCGATCGCATCGACCGGCCCGACTACGGGGTCGACTGGACCAAGGCCCACACCTGGGAGCTCTTCCCCCTGGACGACGAGGCGTTCCCGGCCGTCCGGCTCGCCCGTCAGGTCGGCGAGGAGGGCGGGACCTCACCCGCTGTCTACAACGCGGCGAACGAAGAGTGCGTCGATGCTTTCCTCAAAGGCCACATCTCATTTCCTTCCATAGTGGATACCGTCTCGGATATCGTCTCCGCACATCAGACAATCCGGACGCCAACGCTCGAAGACGTGCTCACGGCTGATCAGTGGGCTCGCGAGAGCACGCGGCAACGACTGACACAATAG
- a CDS encoding trypsin-like serine peptidase: protein MGKGGWIAAGAAVLVGVSPMAPAGGTAIPSSEPVVSRVMPAGEAYRAQVLRYWTADRMVGAVSPVVPRAHRRRGHAGGGAPARQSHGAVWPLGGGVVPSVGKVFFTMNGKDYLCSGASVRSASRDLVVTAGHCALGTGGAWADNWIFVPGYREGGGPQGGFTARLMAVPDQWASSGDDDYDVAMVALHPSPDGHAADLIGANAIAFDGARGRPVHAFGYPAEGRYDGERLAYCAGAPEPDPHHATVAQGLHCDLTQGSSGGPWLTGFDPRAGTGTVTSVSSFKYADDGVTMYGPYFGAAVRQLYTRTERR from the coding sequence ATGGGTAAGGGGGGCTGGATCGCGGCGGGGGCCGCCGTACTGGTCGGTGTCTCACCGATGGCGCCCGCAGGGGGGACCGCGATCCCGTCCTCCGAACCCGTGGTCTCGCGCGTCATGCCGGCGGGCGAGGCGTACCGCGCGCAGGTCCTGCGCTACTGGACGGCCGACCGGATGGTCGGCGCGGTCAGCCCCGTCGTGCCCCGCGCCCACCGGCGGCGCGGGCACGCGGGCGGCGGCGCGCCGGCCCGGCAGAGCCACGGCGCGGTGTGGCCGCTCGGCGGCGGCGTGGTGCCGTCCGTCGGGAAGGTCTTCTTCACCATGAACGGCAAGGACTACCTGTGCTCCGGGGCGTCCGTGCGCAGCGCCAGCCGCGATCTCGTCGTCACCGCGGGGCACTGCGCGCTCGGCACCGGGGGCGCCTGGGCCGACAACTGGATCTTCGTGCCGGGCTACCGCGAGGGCGGCGGGCCGCAGGGCGGCTTCACCGCGCGCCTCATGGCGGTGCCCGACCAGTGGGCCTCCTCGGGCGACGACGACTACGACGTCGCCATGGTCGCCCTGCACCCGTCGCCCGACGGGCACGCGGCCGACCTCATCGGCGCGAACGCCATCGCCTTCGACGGGGCGCGGGGCCGTCCGGTGCACGCGTTCGGCTACCCGGCCGAGGGCCGCTACGACGGAGAACGCCTCGCCTACTGCGCGGGCGCCCCCGAGCCGGACCCGCACCACGCGACGGTCGCCCAGGGCCTGCACTGCGACCTCACCCAGGGCTCCAGCGGCGGCCCCTGGCTGACCGGCTTCGATCCGCGCGCCGGCACCGGAACCGTGACCTCCGTCAGCAGCTTCAAGTACGCCGACGACGGCGTCACCATGTACGGCCCCTACTTCGGCGCCGCCGTCCGCCAGCTCTACACCCGCACCGAACGCAGGTGA
- a CDS encoding aldehyde dehydrogenase family protein — translation MSATPFWLAGRAAVGDDEIVVKHPWDGREVGRASVPTEAQVEEAVAAAYAVRKEAAALPIHVRADALAHVARRLEERKEEIARLITGENGKPLLWARGEVGRAISVFRFAAEEARRWNGTAMRLDTDPAANGRLAYVAKVPHGVVLAITPFNFPLNLTAHKVAPAIAVGAPVIVKPAPKTPLSALILGEILAETNLPAGMVSVLPVPNERAAALTADDRLPVVSFTGSGPVGYAIQDSVPRKHVVLELGGNAAAVVCGDADLDWAAKRAALFSNYQAGQSCIAVQRVYAVGDVYERFVPKLVAEVESLITGDPWDDTTQVGPLIDEDAAKRVESWVDKSGGTVLTGGKRDGASYAPTVLTDVPENAEVSCEEIFGPVLLVERVADVEEAFAKVNSSQYGLQAGVFTRSLDVAFKAQRELEVGGVIIGDVPSYRADQMPYGGVKRSGVGREGVASTMADYTYDKVMVLTGLDL, via the coding sequence ATGAGCGCTACTCCTTTCTGGCTGGCCGGACGGGCCGCCGTCGGTGATGACGAGATCGTCGTGAAGCACCCGTGGGACGGGCGGGAGGTCGGCCGCGCGTCCGTGCCCACCGAGGCGCAGGTCGAGGAGGCGGTGGCCGCGGCGTACGCGGTGCGCAAGGAGGCCGCGGCCCTGCCGATCCATGTGCGGGCCGACGCCCTCGCGCACGTCGCGCGCCGGCTGGAGGAGCGCAAGGAGGAGATCGCCCGGCTGATCACCGGCGAGAACGGCAAGCCGCTGCTGTGGGCGCGCGGCGAGGTGGGCCGCGCGATCTCGGTGTTCCGGTTCGCCGCCGAGGAGGCGCGCCGCTGGAACGGGACCGCGATGCGGCTCGACACCGACCCGGCCGCCAACGGCCGCCTCGCCTACGTGGCCAAGGTGCCGCACGGGGTCGTCCTGGCGATCACCCCGTTCAACTTCCCGCTGAACCTCACCGCGCACAAGGTCGCGCCCGCCATCGCGGTCGGCGCCCCGGTGATCGTGAAGCCCGCGCCCAAGACCCCGCTCTCGGCGCTGATCCTCGGTGAGATCCTCGCCGAGACGAACCTGCCCGCGGGCATGGTCTCGGTCCTGCCCGTGCCCAACGAGCGCGCCGCCGCCCTGACCGCCGACGACCGGCTGCCCGTCGTGTCGTTCACCGGCTCCGGCCCCGTGGGCTACGCCATCCAGGACTCCGTGCCGCGCAAGCACGTCGTGCTGGAACTCGGCGGCAACGCCGCGGCCGTCGTGTGCGGCGACGCCGACCTCGACTGGGCCGCCAAGCGCGCCGCCCTGTTCTCCAACTACCAGGCCGGCCAGTCCTGCATCGCCGTCCAGCGCGTGTACGCCGTGGGCGACGTGTACGAGAGGTTCGTGCCGAAGCTGGTCGCCGAGGTCGAGTCGCTGATCACCGGCGACCCGTGGGACGACACCACCCAGGTCGGCCCGCTCATCGACGAGGACGCCGCCAAGCGCGTCGAGTCGTGGGTGGACAAGTCGGGCGGCACCGTCCTCACCGGCGGCAAGCGCGACGGCGCCAGCTACGCCCCGACGGTCCTCACCGACGTGCCGGAGAACGCCGAGGTGTCCTGCGAGGAGATCTTCGGCCCCGTCCTGCTCGTCGAGCGGGTCGCCGACGTCGAGGAGGCCTTCGCCAAGGTCAACTCCTCCCAGTACGGACTCCAGGCCGGCGTCTTCACCCGCAGCCTCGACGTGGCGTTCAAGGCGCAGCGCGAACTCGAGGTCGGCGGCGTGATCATCGGCGACGTCCCGTCCTACCGCGCCGACCAGATGCCGTACGGCGGCGTCAAGAGGTCCGGCGTGGGCCGCGAGGGCGTGGCCAGCACGATGGCCGACTACACCTACGACAAGGTCATGGTCCTCACCGGCCTGGATCTGTAG